The Methanobacterium alcaliphilum genomic sequence TTGCAACGTGTATATCATGATGTTCCATAGCCTGTGCTGGGCAAATCTCGTGACATGAAAGACACGCCATGCAGTCATCTGCATTAATTACTTCGGTCTTCCATTTTTCTTCATTCATTTTATACACGTCGTTGGGACAGTCATCCACACATGAACCACACCCCACACATGCATCTTCATCTATTCGGATTTCAACCATTTTTTTCCCTCTTTCCCTTTTTATCCATAGTTCCTACAATCTAAAACTCAATTATAGACAAAATTTCTCGCAAAAATTTTATCTGAAAATTCATTTTATTAATATGTGTCGCCACTACACATTAATTTAACATTAATATTCGTAATTATAATGATTATTTCTTACTATTAAACATTAATTATTAGTACATGTCATAAAATAAGTATTACACGATTATATACTATCAAAATCAGCTTATTAAGACATTAAAATTAATTTAAATATTAATTAATGATATTTATTCTATTTTAAAAATAAAAAATATCCA encodes the following:
- a CDS encoding 4Fe-4S dicluster domain-containing protein; the encoded protein is MVEIRIDEDACVGCGSCVDDCPNDVYKMNEEKWKTEVINADDCMACLSCHEICPAQAMEHHDIHVAKRLYIDRKVNDVLEKII